One genomic region from Gossypium hirsutum isolate 1008001.06 chromosome D13, Gossypium_hirsutum_v2.1, whole genome shotgun sequence encodes:
- the LOC107937955 gene encoding cysteine-rich receptor-like protein kinase 19, whose amino-acid sequence MLLYILYNFHVSRQEIDFSMASNKPIFFSFFFFLFLFLSLNLQSSVSQTWIKAGYWDSGASLPVSDINSALFTHLFCAFAFLNSTSYQLFINSSNEQHFSNFTRTVKLKNPSVTTILSIWVRRTESTTFSLMVNETSRRKSFIESSIKTARFYGFHGLDLCGVEPRNGINMTTFGTFLAEWRAEVASESRNSGKTQLLLTMSANRLPIVNSVSYPIESTKLNLDWVSIIAYDYYVPTLDRFTGFHAALYDPLGRANTDDGIKEWLKRGFPADKLVLGLPYHGYGWRLVNSGDSGIGSAASGPADTIDGSIGYKSIKSFILDYGYGVEAVYNSTYVVNICKIGSNWINFDDVEAIKAKVSYAKVKGLLGYNAFQLSNDDNWVLSQAACGIGTSQPKKHRLLVIVSVTVAAVVFLMLAITCYLQKKIFKSQGLWCALKMLVSWIRTKTSAEKRHEYDDPNLQVFSFSSIKAATNNFSNDHKLGEGGYGPVYKGKLPNGQEIAVKRLSKSSNQGFEEFMNEVTLTARLQHVNLVRVLGICTEKEEKLLVYEFMPHKSLDFYLYDPIKRHLLDWRRRVSIVEGITQGLLYLQEYSNYTIIHRDIKASNILLDYEMNPKISDFGMAKFFKKDELEANTGRIVGTYGYVPPEYVRKGIYSTKYDVYSFGVLLLQIISGKRNSSLYGCHENLNLLEYAYELWKQGREAEFFDASLDDSSSSCKLIRCMQLALLCVQENPADRPSMVKVFTILKNENSAAISVPKQPAYSITRYERKESIDIGRKKVFSVNDASITQVEPR is encoded by the exons ATGTTGCTTTACATATTATACAACTTTCACGTTTCTAGGCAAGAGATTGATTTTTCAATGGCTTCTAATAAACCCATttttttctccttcttcttcttcctttttctgTTTCTCTCATTGAACCTGCAAAGCTCAGTCTCACAAACATGGATCAAAGCTGGTTACTGGGACTCTGGCGCTTCCCTTCCAGTTTCTGATATAAACTCTGCTCTTTTCACTCATCTTTTTTGCGCTTTTGCTTTTCTAAACTCAACCTCCTATCAGCTCTTTATCAACTCCTCAAATGAACAACATTTCTCTAACTTCACCAGGACTGTAAAACTAAAGAATCCATCCGTTACTACTATTTTGTCCATTTGGGTTAGAAGAACTGAGTCTACCACCTTTTCTTTGATGGTTAATGAAACTTCTCGTCGAAAATCTTTCATTGAGTCTTCAATCAAAACAGCCAGGTTTTATGGTTTTCATGGTTTAGACCTTTGTGGAGTTGAGCCTCGGAATGGCATCAATATGACCACTTTTGGTACTTTCTTGGCCGAGTGGCGAGCTGAGGTAGCATCCGAGTCAAGAAACTCCGGTAAGACACAGTTGCTATTAACTATGTCGGCTAATCGCTTGCCGATTGTCAACTCAGTGAGTTATCCTATTGAGTCTACAAAGCTAAACCTGGATTGGGTGTCTATTATAGCATATGACTACTATGTGCCAACATTAGATAGGTTTACTGGTTTTCATGCTGCTTTATATGACCCATTAGGAAGGGCCAACACTGATGATGGCATAAAGGAATGGTTAAAGAGAGGATTCCCTGCTGATAAGCTAGTTTTAGGTTTGCCTTACCATGGCTATGGATGGAGGCTTGTTAACTCTGGTGACAGTGGCATTGGTTCAGCAGCTTCAGGGCCGGCTGACACCATTGATGGTTCAATAGGGTATAAGTCAATCAAATCATTCATTCTAGATTATGGTTATGGCGTTGAAGCTGTGTATAATTCTACTTATGTGGTGAATATTTGCAAAATCGGGTCGAATTGGATCAATTTCGATGATGTGGAAGCCATTAAAGCTAAGGTTTCTTATGCCAAGGTAAAGGGTCTGCTTGGTTACAATGCCTTTCAACTTTCCAATGACGATAATTGGGTCCTTTCACAAGCTG CTTGTGGAATAGGCACCAGTCAGCCAAAGAAACATCGATTATTGGTTATTGTTTCGGTTACAGTTGCTGCAGTGGTTTTCCTAATGTTAGCTATCACCTGTTACCTGCAAAAGAAAATATTCAAATCACAAG GGCTTTGGTGTGCATTGAAAATGTTGGTTTCTTGGATAAGAACCAAAACATCAGCTGAAAAAAGGCATGAATACGATGATCCTAATCTCCAAGTTTTCAGTTTCTCTAGCATTAAAGCTGCCACCAATAACTTTTCAAATGATCATAAGCTCGGAGAAGGTGGATATGGACCTGTTTACAAG GGAAAGTTACCAAACGGGCAGGAAATAGCGGTGAAGAGGCTCTCGAAAAGCTCGAATCAAGGGTTCGAGGAGTTCATGAATGAGGTCACTCTTACAGCTAGGCTTCAACATGTGAATCTAGTTCGAGTTCTGGGAATTTGTACTGAGAAGGAAGAAAAATTGCTGGTTTACGAGTTCATGCCACACAAAAGCTTGGATTTCTACCTCTATG ATCCAATTAAAAGGCATCTGTTAGATTGGAGAAGACGAGTCTCGATAGTCGAAGGCATTACACAAGGGCTTCTATATCTCCAAGAATACTCAAATTACACTATAATTCATCGTGACATAAAGGCGAGCAATATCTTATTAGATTATGAAATGAACCCAAAGATATCAGATTTCGGGATGGCTAAATTTTTCAAGAAGGATGAACTTGAAGCAAACACCGGCAGAATTGTTGGGACATA TGGCTATGTTCCTCCGGAATACGTTAGGAAAGGAATATACTCAACCAAGTATGACGTTTATAGTTTCGGAGTTCTACTTCTGCAAATTATCAGTGGCAAGAGGAATTCCAGTCTGTATGGATGCCATGAAAACTTGAATCTTCTAGAATAT GCATACGAATTGTGGAAACAAGGTCGAGAGGCAGAGTTTTTCGATGCATCACTGGATGATTCATCTTCGTCATGTAAGCTCATTAGATGTATGCAATTGGCACTGCTATGTGTGCAGGAAAATCCTGCAGATAGGCCGTCAATGGTGAAAGTTTTTACTATTCTCAAGAACGAAAACAGTGCTGCAATCTCTGTACCTAAGCAGCCTGCATATTCAATAACAAGATACGAAAGGAAGGAAAGTATAGACATTGGGAGGAAGAAAGTTTTTTCTGTTAACGATGCATCGATAACCCAAGTGGAACCTCGATGA
- the LOC107937950 gene encoding LOW QUALITY PROTEIN: G-type lectin S-receptor-like serine/threonine-protein kinase CES101 (The sequence of the model RefSeq protein was modified relative to this genomic sequence to represent the inferred CDS: deleted 2 bases in 1 codon), producing MASNKPIFFSFFFLLLFLSLNLQSSVSQTWIKAGYWDSSASLPVSDINSALFTHLFCAFAYVNSTSYQLFVNSSNEQHFSNFTSTVKLKNPSVTTILSIWVGRTESTNFSLMVNETSRRKAFIESSIKTARLYGFHGLDLYGVEPRNGINMSSFGTFLAEWRAEVASESRNSGKTQLLLTMSANRLPIVNSVSYPIESTKLNLDWVHIRAYDYYVPTLDRFTGFHAALYDPLVRANTDDGIKEWLKREFPADKLVLGLPYHGYGWMLVNSGDSGIDSAASGPAVTIDGSMGYKSIKSFILNYGYGVEAVYNSTYVVNIFKIGSNWINFDDVEAIKAKVSYAKVKGLLGYSAFQLSNDDNWVLSQAACGIGTSQPKKHRLLVIVSVTVAAMVFLKIAIICYLQKKIFKSQGKNGHVRICNDSKQLSNILVKVSTAGLWCALKMLVSWIRTKISAEKRHENDDPNLQVFSFYSIKAATNNFSNDNKLGEGGYGPVYKGKLPNGQEIAVKRLSKSSNQGFEEFKNEVTLTARLQHVNLVRVLGICTEKEEKLLVYEFMPNRSLDFYLYDPFKRHLLDWRRRVSIIEGITQGLLYLQEYSNYTIIHRDIKASNILLDYEMNPKISDFGMAKFFKKDELEANTGRIVGTYGYVPPEYVRKGQYSTKYDVYSFRVLLLQIISGKRNSSLYGCHENLNLLEYAYELWKQGREVEFFDASLDDSSSSCKIIRCMQLALLCVQENPADRPSMVKVFTILKNENSVAISIPKQPTYSITRYERKESIDVGRKKVFSVNDASITQVEPR from the exons ATGGCTTCTAATAAACCCATttttttctccttcttcttcctCTTGCTGTTTCTCTCATTGAACCTGCAAAGCTCAGTCTCACAAACATGGATCAAAGCTGGTTACTGGGACTCTAGCGCTTCCCTTCCAGTTTCTGATATAAACTCTGCTCTTTTCACTCATCTTTTTTGCGCTTTTGCTTATGTAAACTCAACCTCCTATCAGCTCTTTGTCAACTCCTCAAATGAACAACATTTCTCTaacttcaccagtactgtaaaACTAAAGAATCCATCCGTTACTACTATTTTGTCCATTTGGGTTGGAAGAACTGAGTCTACCAACTTTTCTTTGATGGTTAATGAAACTTCTCGTCGAAAAGCTTTCATTGAGTCTTCAATCAAAACAGCCAGGCTTTATGGTTTTCATGGTTTAGACCTTTATGGAGTTGAGCCTAGGAATGGCATCAATATGAgcagttttggtactttcttggCCGAGTGGCGAGCTGAGGTAGCATCCGAGTCAAGAAACTCCGGTAAGACACAGTTGCTATTAACTATGTCGGCTAATCGCTTGCCGATTGTCAACTCAGTGAGTTATCCTATTGAGTCTACAAAGCTAAACCTGGATTGGGTGCATATTAGAGCATATGACTACTATGTGCCAACATTAGATAGGTTTACTGGTTTTCATGCTGCTTTATATGACCCATTAGTAAGGGCCAACACTGATGATGGTATAAAGGAATGGTTAAAGAGAGAATTCCCTGCTGATAAGCTAGTTTTAGGTTTGCCTTACCATGGCTATGGATGGATGCTTGTTAACTCTGGTGACAGTGGCATTGATTCAGCAGCTTCAGGGCCGGCTGTCACCATTGATGGTTCAATGGGGTATAAGTCAATCAAATCATTCATTCTAAATTATGGTTATGGCGTTGAAGCTGTGTATAATTCTACTTATGTGGTGAATATTTTCAAAATCGGGTCGAATTGGATCAATTTCGATGATGTGGAAGCCATTAAAGCTAAGGTTTCTTATGCCAAGGTAAAGGGTCTACTTGGTTACAGTGCCTTTCAACTTTCCAATGACGATAATTGGGTGCTTTCACAAGCTG CTTGTGGAATAGGCACCAGTCAGCCAAAGAAACATCGATTATTGGTTATTGTTTCGGTTACAGTTGCTGCAATGGTTTTCCTGAAGATAGCTATCATCTGTTACCTGCAAAAGAAAATATTCAAATCACAAGGTAAGAATGGACATGTGAGAATCTGCAATGATTCCAAACAGTTATCGAACATT CTCGTGAAGGTTTCAACTGCAGGGCTTTGGTGTGCATTGAAAATGTTGGTTTCTTGGATAAGAACCAAAATATCAGCTGAAAAAAGGCATGAAAACGATGATCCTAATCTCCAAGTTTTCAGTTTCTATAGCATTAAAGCTGCCACTAATAACTTTTCAAATGATAATAAGCTCGGAGAAGGTGGATATGGACCTGTTTACAAG GGAAAGTTACCAAACGGGCAGGAAATAGCGGTGAAGAGGCTCTCGAAAAGCTCGAATCAAGGGTTTGAGGAGTTCAAGAATGAGGTCACTCTTACAGCTAGGCTTCAACATGTGAATCTAGTTCGAGTTCTGGGAATTTGTACTGAGAAGGAAGAAAAATTGCTGGTTTACGAGTTCATGCCAAACAGAAGCTTGGATTTCTACCTCTATG ATCCATTTAAAAGGCATCTGTTAGATTGGAGAAGACGAGTCTCGATAATCGAAGGCATTACACAAGGGCTTCTATATCTCCAAGAATACTCAAATTACACTATAATTCATCGTGACATAAAGGCGAGCAATATCTTATTAGATTATGAAATGAACCCAAAGATATCAGATTTCGGGATGGCTAAATTTTTCAAGAAGGATGAACTTGAAGCAAACACCGGCAGAATTGTTGGGACATA TGGCTATGTTCCTCCGGAATACGTTAGGAAAGG ACAATACTCAACCAAGTATGACGTTTATAGTTTCAGAGTTCTACTTCTACAAATTATCAGTGGCAAGAGGAATTCCAGTCTGTATGGATGCCATGAAAACTTGAATCTTCTAGAATAT GCATACGAATTGTGGAAACAAGGTCGAGAGGTAGAGTTTTTCGATGCATCACTGGATGATTCATCTTCGTCATGTAAGATCATTAGATGTATGCAATTGGCATTGCTATGTGTGCAGGAAAATCCTGCAGATAGGCCGTCAATGGTGAAAGTTTTTACGATTCTCAAGAACGAAAATAGTGTTGCAATCTCTATACCTAAGCAGCCTACATATTCAATAACAAGATACGAAAGGAAGGAAAGTATAGACGTTGGGAGGAAGAAAGTTTTTTCTGTTAACGATGCATCGATAACCCAAGTGGAACCTCGATGA
- the LOC107937959 gene encoding peroxidase 39-like: protein MDIASAYKYISGHTIGISHCPAVSRRLYNSTGPRRIDPTMDSKHAENLKILATTHSCSKEGVDCEPKLILFSIVPERNPQPSSHPSI, encoded by the exons ATGGATATTGCTTCAGCCTACAAGTATATCA GTGGTCATACAATCGGCATATCCCATTGCCCGGCTGTTTCGCGCCGGTTGTACAATTCCACTGGCCCCCGCAGAATCGACCCAACCATGGACAGCAAGCACGCTGAAAACCTCAAGATCTTAGCTACTACTCACTCTTGCTCAAAAGAAGGGGTGGACTGTGAACCTAAGCTAATTCTTTTCTCTATTGTACCTGAACGGAATCCCCAACCTTCATCTCATCCTTCAATCTGA